The proteins below are encoded in one region of Cololabis saira isolate AMF1-May2022 chromosome 21, fColSai1.1, whole genome shotgun sequence:
- the LOC133421477 gene encoding choline transporter-like protein 2 isoform X2: MELEEKSKYGEPRKYDPTFKGPIHKRGCTDVVCCILFIIAILGYIAVGILAWSQGDPRKVIYPTDSRGQFCGQAGTPLENKRLLFYFNIMKCASPMVLLEFQCPTTQMCVEKCPEKFMTLLKAHSNRNDFDYYKNFCKDGVTNSMSVPEILRSGLCPAMLTPSKPFTRRCFPALFQKGGKITVGNSSTFDDGTGNIRDAKDLIDGVKNATMVIEARQVAMKIFEDYTQSWYWILIGLVIAMVTSLLFIVLLRFLAGIMVWVMIAMVILVIGYGIFHCYMEYADLKGEAGSNVTLKELGFQTDFTIYLQIRQTWLAFMIILAIVEVVIILLLIFLRKRLLIAIALIKEASRAVGHVMCSLLYPLFTFLLLALVIAYWGVTAVFLSTSNEPIYKVFNDTVCDHSRATCEPANYSTSVMKKDCPESECLFAFYGGETVYHKYLIALQFYNVFLFFWCANFVTALGQMTLAGAFASYYWAFVKPDDIPAFPVFSSLGRSLRYHTGTLAFGSLILSIIQVIRVLLEYLDHKLKGAQNKFAKFLLCCLKCCFWCLEKFIKFLNRNAYIMVAIYGKSFCTSARDAFFLLMRNMIRVAVLDKVTDFLLFLGKLLIVGLVGVFAFFFFSGRVKAFEDTAPTLNYYWVPIITLVVGSYLIAHGFFSVYAMCVDTLFLCFLEDLERNDGSPERPFLMPENLRKILNKKNKPDPTE, from the exons ATGGAACTGGAAGAGAAATCGAAATATG GTGAGCCAAGGAAATATGATCCCACCTTCAAGGGTCCAATCCACAAAAG GGGTTGCACAGATGTCGTCTGCTGCATTCTCTTCATTATTGCCATCCTGGGTTATATCGCAGTGGGAATTCTCG CCTGGTCCCAAGGTGACCCCAGGAAGGTGATCTACCCCACAGACAGTCGGGGCCAGTTCTGTGGGCAGGCTGGCACTCCTCTTGA GAACAAGCGACTGTTGTTTTACTTCAACATCATGAAGTGTGCCAGTCCCATGGTGCTGCTGGAGTTCCAGTGTCCAACCACACAG ATGTGTGTGGAGAAGTGCCCTGAAAAGTTCATGACATTACTCAAAGCCCACAGCAACCGAAATGACTTTGACTACTACAAAAACTTCTGCAAGGACGGTGTGACCAATTCAATG AGTGTACCGGAAATCCTGAGATCGGGTCTCTGCCCTGCCATGCTGACGCCCAGCAAGCCCT TCACCCGTAGGTGCTTTCCAGCGTTGTTCCAGAAAGGAGGCAAGATAACTGTTGGAAACAGCTCTACGTTTGACGACGGAACCGGAAATATCCGAGACGCCAAGGATCTTATAGATGGAGTGAA GAATGCCACCATGGTGATCGAGGCGCGGCAGGTGGCCATGAAAATATTTGAGGATTACACACAGTCCTGGTACTGGATCCTCAT AGGGTTGGTCATTGCCATGGTAACCAGTCTCCTCTTCATCGTCCTCCTGCGCTTCCTGGCAGGCATCATGGTCTGGGTCATGATAGCTATGGTGATCCTTGTGATAGGATATG GCATCTTCCATTGCTACATGGAGTACGCTGACCTGAAGGGGGAGGCGGGCTCCAACGTAACTCTGAAGGAACTGGGTTTCCAGACAGACTtcaccatctacctgcagatcAGGCAGACCTGGCTGGCCTTCA TGATTATTCTGGCCATCGTGGAGGTTGTCATCATCCTCCTGCTCATCTTCCTGAGGAAGAGACTCCTCATCGCCATCGCTCTCATCAAAGAGGCCAGCAG aGCCGTTGGACATGTGATGTGTTCCCTTCTCTACCCACTGTTCACCTTCCTCCTCTTAGCCTTGGTCATCGCCTACTGGGGAGTCACTGCTGT TTTCTTGTCTACCTCCAATGAACCCATCTACAAGGTGTTTAATGACACGGTATGCGATCACTCCAGAGCAACTTGTGAACCAGCT AACTACTCGACGAGTGTCATGAAGAAAGACTGCCCCGAGTCGGAGTGCCTGTTTGCTTTCTACGGTGGAGAGACGGTTTACCACAAGTACCTGATTGCCCTGCAGTTCTACAACGTGTTCCTCTTCTTCTGGTGCGCCAACTTCGTCACAGCTCTGGGGCAGATGACCCTAGCCGGGGCTTTTGCCTCCTACTACTGGGCGTTTGTCAAGCCGGACGACATCCCGGCCTTCCCCGTGTTCTCCTCCCTGGGGAGGTCGCTCAG gtaTCATACAGGAACTCTGGCTTTTGGCTCCCTGATCCTCTCAATCATTCAGGTCATCAGGGTTTTGCTGGAATATTTGGACCACAAGCTGAAAG gagCCCAAAACAAGTTTGCAAAGTTCCTGTTGTGTTGTCTGAAATGCTGCTTCTGGTGTCTGGAAAAATTCATCAAGTTCCTCAACAGAAATGCGTACATTATG GTGGCGATTTATGGCAAAAGCTTCTGCACATCTGCCAGAGATGCCTTCTTTCTCCTCATGAGGAACATGATCAG GGTTGCCGTCTTGGATAAAGTGACCGATTTCCTTCTATTCTTGGGCAAACTGCTCATTGTTGGGCTTGTTG gcgTCTtcgccttcttcttcttctctggacGAGTGAAGGCCTTTGAGGACACGGCTCCCACCCTCAACTATTACTGGGTTCCCATCATA ACGCTGGTGGTCGGCTCGTACCTGATCGCCCATGGATTCTTCAGTGTGTACGCCATGTGTGTGGACACGCTGTTCCTCTGTTTCT TGGAGGATCTTGAGAGGAACGACGGGAGTCCCGAGCGGCCGTTCCTGATGCCCGAGAACCTCCGCAAAATCCTCAACAAGAAGAACAAGCCCGACCCCACTGAGTAG
- the LOC133421477 gene encoding choline transporter-like protein 2 isoform X3, whose product MGEPRKYDPTFKGPIHKRGCTDVVCCILFIIAILGYIAVGILAWSQGDPRKVIYPTDSRGQFCGQAGTPLENKRLLFYFNIMKCASPMVLLEFQCPTTQMCVEKCPEKFMTLLKAHSNRNDFDYYKNFCKDGVTNSMSVPEILRSGLCPAMLTPSKPFTRRCFPALFQKGGKITVGNSSTFDDGTGNIRDAKDLIDGVKNATMVIEARQVAMKIFEDYTQSWYWILIGLVIAMVTSLLFIVLLRFLAGIMVWVMIAMVILVIGYGIFHCYMEYADLKGEAGSNVTLKELGFQTDFTIYLQIRQTWLAFMIILAIVEVVIILLLIFLRKRLLIAIALIKEASRAVGHVMCSLLYPLFTFLLLALVIAYWGVTAVFLSTSNEPIYKVFNDTVCDHSRATCEPANYSTSVMKKDCPESECLFAFYGGETVYHKYLIALQFYNVFLFFWCANFVTALGQMTLAGAFASYYWAFVKPDDIPAFPVFSSLGRSLRYHTGTLAFGSLILSIIQVIRVLLEYLDHKLKGAQNKFAKFLLCCLKCCFWCLEKFIKFLNRNAYIMVAIYGKSFCTSARDAFFLLMRNMIRVAVLDKVTDFLLFLGKLLIVGLVGVFAFFFFSGRVKAFEDTAPTLNYYWVPIITLVVGSYLIAHGFFSVYAMCVDTLFLCFLEDLERNDGSPERPFLMPENLRKILNKKNKPDPTE is encoded by the exons ATGG GTGAGCCAAGGAAATATGATCCCACCTTCAAGGGTCCAATCCACAAAAG GGGTTGCACAGATGTCGTCTGCTGCATTCTCTTCATTATTGCCATCCTGGGTTATATCGCAGTGGGAATTCTCG CCTGGTCCCAAGGTGACCCCAGGAAGGTGATCTACCCCACAGACAGTCGGGGCCAGTTCTGTGGGCAGGCTGGCACTCCTCTTGA GAACAAGCGACTGTTGTTTTACTTCAACATCATGAAGTGTGCCAGTCCCATGGTGCTGCTGGAGTTCCAGTGTCCAACCACACAG ATGTGTGTGGAGAAGTGCCCTGAAAAGTTCATGACATTACTCAAAGCCCACAGCAACCGAAATGACTTTGACTACTACAAAAACTTCTGCAAGGACGGTGTGACCAATTCAATG AGTGTACCGGAAATCCTGAGATCGGGTCTCTGCCCTGCCATGCTGACGCCCAGCAAGCCCT TCACCCGTAGGTGCTTTCCAGCGTTGTTCCAGAAAGGAGGCAAGATAACTGTTGGAAACAGCTCTACGTTTGACGACGGAACCGGAAATATCCGAGACGCCAAGGATCTTATAGATGGAGTGAA GAATGCCACCATGGTGATCGAGGCGCGGCAGGTGGCCATGAAAATATTTGAGGATTACACACAGTCCTGGTACTGGATCCTCAT AGGGTTGGTCATTGCCATGGTAACCAGTCTCCTCTTCATCGTCCTCCTGCGCTTCCTGGCAGGCATCATGGTCTGGGTCATGATAGCTATGGTGATCCTTGTGATAGGATATG GCATCTTCCATTGCTACATGGAGTACGCTGACCTGAAGGGGGAGGCGGGCTCCAACGTAACTCTGAAGGAACTGGGTTTCCAGACAGACTtcaccatctacctgcagatcAGGCAGACCTGGCTGGCCTTCA TGATTATTCTGGCCATCGTGGAGGTTGTCATCATCCTCCTGCTCATCTTCCTGAGGAAGAGACTCCTCATCGCCATCGCTCTCATCAAAGAGGCCAGCAG aGCCGTTGGACATGTGATGTGTTCCCTTCTCTACCCACTGTTCACCTTCCTCCTCTTAGCCTTGGTCATCGCCTACTGGGGAGTCACTGCTGT TTTCTTGTCTACCTCCAATGAACCCATCTACAAGGTGTTTAATGACACGGTATGCGATCACTCCAGAGCAACTTGTGAACCAGCT AACTACTCGACGAGTGTCATGAAGAAAGACTGCCCCGAGTCGGAGTGCCTGTTTGCTTTCTACGGTGGAGAGACGGTTTACCACAAGTACCTGATTGCCCTGCAGTTCTACAACGTGTTCCTCTTCTTCTGGTGCGCCAACTTCGTCACAGCTCTGGGGCAGATGACCCTAGCCGGGGCTTTTGCCTCCTACTACTGGGCGTTTGTCAAGCCGGACGACATCCCGGCCTTCCCCGTGTTCTCCTCCCTGGGGAGGTCGCTCAG gtaTCATACAGGAACTCTGGCTTTTGGCTCCCTGATCCTCTCAATCATTCAGGTCATCAGGGTTTTGCTGGAATATTTGGACCACAAGCTGAAAG gagCCCAAAACAAGTTTGCAAAGTTCCTGTTGTGTTGTCTGAAATGCTGCTTCTGGTGTCTGGAAAAATTCATCAAGTTCCTCAACAGAAATGCGTACATTATG GTGGCGATTTATGGCAAAAGCTTCTGCACATCTGCCAGAGATGCCTTCTTTCTCCTCATGAGGAACATGATCAG GGTTGCCGTCTTGGATAAAGTGACCGATTTCCTTCTATTCTTGGGCAAACTGCTCATTGTTGGGCTTGTTG gcgTCTtcgccttcttcttcttctctggacGAGTGAAGGCCTTTGAGGACACGGCTCCCACCCTCAACTATTACTGGGTTCCCATCATA ACGCTGGTGGTCGGCTCGTACCTGATCGCCCATGGATTCTTCAGTGTGTACGCCATGTGTGTGGACACGCTGTTCCTCTGTTTCT TGGAGGATCTTGAGAGGAACGACGGGAGTCCCGAGCGGCCGTTCCTGATGCCCGAGAACCTCCGCAAAATCCTCAACAAGAAGAACAAGCCCGACCCCACTGAGTAG
- the LOC133421477 gene encoding choline transporter-like protein 2 isoform X4, with protein MSEDEEYFGKHGEPRKYDPTFKGPIHKRGCTDVVCCILFIIAILGYIAVGILAWSQGDPRKVIYPTDSRGQFCGQAGTPLENKRLLFYFNIMKCASPMVLLEFQCPTTQMCVEKCPEKFMTLLKAHSNRNDFDYYKNFCKDGVTNSMSVPEILRSGLCPAMLTPSKPFTRRCFPALFQKGGKITVGNSSTFDDGTGNIRDAKDLIDGVKNATMVIEARQVAMKIFEDYTQSWYWILIGLVIAMVTSLLFIVLLRFLAGIMVWVMIAMVILVIGYGIFHCYMEYADLKGEAGSNVTLKELGFQTDFTIYLQIRQTWLAFMIILAIVEVVIILLLIFLRKRLLIAIALIKEASRAVGHVMCSLLYPLFTFLLLALVIAYWGVTAVFLSTSNEPIYKVFNDTVCDHSRATCEPANYSTSVMKKDCPESECLFAFYGGETVYHKYLIALQFYNVFLFFWCANFVTALGQMTLAGAFASYYWAFVKPDDIPAFPVFSSLGRSLRYHTGTLAFGSLILSIIQVIRVLLEYLDHKLKGAQNKFAKFLLCCLKCCFWCLEKFIKFLNRNAYIMVAIYGKSFCTSARDAFFLLMRNMIRVAVLDKVTDFLLFLGKLLIVGLVGVFAFFFFSGRVKAFEDTAPTLNYYWVPIITLVVGSYLIAHGFFSVYAMCVDTLFLCFCEDLERNDGSTARPYYMSSTLHEVLWEDKAGDASVSPARHRHDEDIQLRREPTKEDVA; from the exons ATGTCTGAGGATGAGGAATATTTTGGAAAGCACG GTGAGCCAAGGAAATATGATCCCACCTTCAAGGGTCCAATCCACAAAAG GGGTTGCACAGATGTCGTCTGCTGCATTCTCTTCATTATTGCCATCCTGGGTTATATCGCAGTGGGAATTCTCG CCTGGTCCCAAGGTGACCCCAGGAAGGTGATCTACCCCACAGACAGTCGGGGCCAGTTCTGTGGGCAGGCTGGCACTCCTCTTGA GAACAAGCGACTGTTGTTTTACTTCAACATCATGAAGTGTGCCAGTCCCATGGTGCTGCTGGAGTTCCAGTGTCCAACCACACAG ATGTGTGTGGAGAAGTGCCCTGAAAAGTTCATGACATTACTCAAAGCCCACAGCAACCGAAATGACTTTGACTACTACAAAAACTTCTGCAAGGACGGTGTGACCAATTCAATG AGTGTACCGGAAATCCTGAGATCGGGTCTCTGCCCTGCCATGCTGACGCCCAGCAAGCCCT TCACCCGTAGGTGCTTTCCAGCGTTGTTCCAGAAAGGAGGCAAGATAACTGTTGGAAACAGCTCTACGTTTGACGACGGAACCGGAAATATCCGAGACGCCAAGGATCTTATAGATGGAGTGAA GAATGCCACCATGGTGATCGAGGCGCGGCAGGTGGCCATGAAAATATTTGAGGATTACACACAGTCCTGGTACTGGATCCTCAT AGGGTTGGTCATTGCCATGGTAACCAGTCTCCTCTTCATCGTCCTCCTGCGCTTCCTGGCAGGCATCATGGTCTGGGTCATGATAGCTATGGTGATCCTTGTGATAGGATATG GCATCTTCCATTGCTACATGGAGTACGCTGACCTGAAGGGGGAGGCGGGCTCCAACGTAACTCTGAAGGAACTGGGTTTCCAGACAGACTtcaccatctacctgcagatcAGGCAGACCTGGCTGGCCTTCA TGATTATTCTGGCCATCGTGGAGGTTGTCATCATCCTCCTGCTCATCTTCCTGAGGAAGAGACTCCTCATCGCCATCGCTCTCATCAAAGAGGCCAGCAG aGCCGTTGGACATGTGATGTGTTCCCTTCTCTACCCACTGTTCACCTTCCTCCTCTTAGCCTTGGTCATCGCCTACTGGGGAGTCACTGCTGT TTTCTTGTCTACCTCCAATGAACCCATCTACAAGGTGTTTAATGACACGGTATGCGATCACTCCAGAGCAACTTGTGAACCAGCT AACTACTCGACGAGTGTCATGAAGAAAGACTGCCCCGAGTCGGAGTGCCTGTTTGCTTTCTACGGTGGAGAGACGGTTTACCACAAGTACCTGATTGCCCTGCAGTTCTACAACGTGTTCCTCTTCTTCTGGTGCGCCAACTTCGTCACAGCTCTGGGGCAGATGACCCTAGCCGGGGCTTTTGCCTCCTACTACTGGGCGTTTGTCAAGCCGGACGACATCCCGGCCTTCCCCGTGTTCTCCTCCCTGGGGAGGTCGCTCAG gtaTCATACAGGAACTCTGGCTTTTGGCTCCCTGATCCTCTCAATCATTCAGGTCATCAGGGTTTTGCTGGAATATTTGGACCACAAGCTGAAAG gagCCCAAAACAAGTTTGCAAAGTTCCTGTTGTGTTGTCTGAAATGCTGCTTCTGGTGTCTGGAAAAATTCATCAAGTTCCTCAACAGAAATGCGTACATTATG GTGGCGATTTATGGCAAAAGCTTCTGCACATCTGCCAGAGATGCCTTCTTTCTCCTCATGAGGAACATGATCAG GGTTGCCGTCTTGGATAAAGTGACCGATTTCCTTCTATTCTTGGGCAAACTGCTCATTGTTGGGCTTGTTG gcgTCTtcgccttcttcttcttctctggacGAGTGAAGGCCTTTGAGGACACGGCTCCCACCCTCAACTATTACTGGGTTCCCATCATA ACGCTGGTGGTCGGCTCGTACCTGATCGCCCATGGATTCTTCAGTGTGTACGCCATGTGTGTGGACACGCTGTTCCTCTGTTTCT GCGAAGACCTGGAACGCAATGACGGTTCAACCGCGAGGCCTTATTACATGTCGTCAACTCTTCACGAGGTTCTGTGGGAGGACAAGGCCGGAGACGCCTCCGTGTCGCCGGCTCGGCACCGGCACGACGAAGACATTCAGCTGAGACGGGAGCCGACTAAAGAGGACGTGGCTTAG
- the LOC133421477 gene encoding choline transporter-like protein 2 isoform X1 translates to MSEDEEYFGKHGEPRKYDPTFKGPIHKRGCTDVVCCILFIIAILGYIAVGILAWSQGDPRKVIYPTDSRGQFCGQAGTPLENKRLLFYFNIMKCASPMVLLEFQCPTTQMCVEKCPEKFMTLLKAHSNRNDFDYYKNFCKDGVTNSMSVPEILRSGLCPAMLTPSKPFTRRCFPALFQKGGKITVGNSSTFDDGTGNIRDAKDLIDGVKNATMVIEARQVAMKIFEDYTQSWYWILIGLVIAMVTSLLFIVLLRFLAGIMVWVMIAMVILVIGYGIFHCYMEYADLKGEAGSNVTLKELGFQTDFTIYLQIRQTWLAFMIILAIVEVVIILLLIFLRKRLLIAIALIKEASRAVGHVMCSLLYPLFTFLLLALVIAYWGVTAVFLSTSNEPIYKVFNDTVCDHSRATCEPANYSTSVMKKDCPESECLFAFYGGETVYHKYLIALQFYNVFLFFWCANFVTALGQMTLAGAFASYYWAFVKPDDIPAFPVFSSLGRSLRYHTGTLAFGSLILSIIQVIRVLLEYLDHKLKGAQNKFAKFLLCCLKCCFWCLEKFIKFLNRNAYIMVAIYGKSFCTSARDAFFLLMRNMIRVAVLDKVTDFLLFLGKLLIVGLVGVFAFFFFSGRVKAFEDTAPTLNYYWVPIITLVVGSYLIAHGFFSVYAMCVDTLFLCFLEDLERNDGSPERPFLMPENLRKILNKKNKPDPTE, encoded by the exons ATGTCTGAGGATGAGGAATATTTTGGAAAGCACG GTGAGCCAAGGAAATATGATCCCACCTTCAAGGGTCCAATCCACAAAAG GGGTTGCACAGATGTCGTCTGCTGCATTCTCTTCATTATTGCCATCCTGGGTTATATCGCAGTGGGAATTCTCG CCTGGTCCCAAGGTGACCCCAGGAAGGTGATCTACCCCACAGACAGTCGGGGCCAGTTCTGTGGGCAGGCTGGCACTCCTCTTGA GAACAAGCGACTGTTGTTTTACTTCAACATCATGAAGTGTGCCAGTCCCATGGTGCTGCTGGAGTTCCAGTGTCCAACCACACAG ATGTGTGTGGAGAAGTGCCCTGAAAAGTTCATGACATTACTCAAAGCCCACAGCAACCGAAATGACTTTGACTACTACAAAAACTTCTGCAAGGACGGTGTGACCAATTCAATG AGTGTACCGGAAATCCTGAGATCGGGTCTCTGCCCTGCCATGCTGACGCCCAGCAAGCCCT TCACCCGTAGGTGCTTTCCAGCGTTGTTCCAGAAAGGAGGCAAGATAACTGTTGGAAACAGCTCTACGTTTGACGACGGAACCGGAAATATCCGAGACGCCAAGGATCTTATAGATGGAGTGAA GAATGCCACCATGGTGATCGAGGCGCGGCAGGTGGCCATGAAAATATTTGAGGATTACACACAGTCCTGGTACTGGATCCTCAT AGGGTTGGTCATTGCCATGGTAACCAGTCTCCTCTTCATCGTCCTCCTGCGCTTCCTGGCAGGCATCATGGTCTGGGTCATGATAGCTATGGTGATCCTTGTGATAGGATATG GCATCTTCCATTGCTACATGGAGTACGCTGACCTGAAGGGGGAGGCGGGCTCCAACGTAACTCTGAAGGAACTGGGTTTCCAGACAGACTtcaccatctacctgcagatcAGGCAGACCTGGCTGGCCTTCA TGATTATTCTGGCCATCGTGGAGGTTGTCATCATCCTCCTGCTCATCTTCCTGAGGAAGAGACTCCTCATCGCCATCGCTCTCATCAAAGAGGCCAGCAG aGCCGTTGGACATGTGATGTGTTCCCTTCTCTACCCACTGTTCACCTTCCTCCTCTTAGCCTTGGTCATCGCCTACTGGGGAGTCACTGCTGT TTTCTTGTCTACCTCCAATGAACCCATCTACAAGGTGTTTAATGACACGGTATGCGATCACTCCAGAGCAACTTGTGAACCAGCT AACTACTCGACGAGTGTCATGAAGAAAGACTGCCCCGAGTCGGAGTGCCTGTTTGCTTTCTACGGTGGAGAGACGGTTTACCACAAGTACCTGATTGCCCTGCAGTTCTACAACGTGTTCCTCTTCTTCTGGTGCGCCAACTTCGTCACAGCTCTGGGGCAGATGACCCTAGCCGGGGCTTTTGCCTCCTACTACTGGGCGTTTGTCAAGCCGGACGACATCCCGGCCTTCCCCGTGTTCTCCTCCCTGGGGAGGTCGCTCAG gtaTCATACAGGAACTCTGGCTTTTGGCTCCCTGATCCTCTCAATCATTCAGGTCATCAGGGTTTTGCTGGAATATTTGGACCACAAGCTGAAAG gagCCCAAAACAAGTTTGCAAAGTTCCTGTTGTGTTGTCTGAAATGCTGCTTCTGGTGTCTGGAAAAATTCATCAAGTTCCTCAACAGAAATGCGTACATTATG GTGGCGATTTATGGCAAAAGCTTCTGCACATCTGCCAGAGATGCCTTCTTTCTCCTCATGAGGAACATGATCAG GGTTGCCGTCTTGGATAAAGTGACCGATTTCCTTCTATTCTTGGGCAAACTGCTCATTGTTGGGCTTGTTG gcgTCTtcgccttcttcttcttctctggacGAGTGAAGGCCTTTGAGGACACGGCTCCCACCCTCAACTATTACTGGGTTCCCATCATA ACGCTGGTGGTCGGCTCGTACCTGATCGCCCATGGATTCTTCAGTGTGTACGCCATGTGTGTGGACACGCTGTTCCTCTGTTTCT TGGAGGATCTTGAGAGGAACGACGGGAGTCCCGAGCGGCCGTTCCTGATGCCCGAGAACCTCCGCAAAATCCTCAACAAGAAGAACAAGCCCGACCCCACTGAGTAG